A genomic segment from Malaclemys terrapin pileata isolate rMalTer1 chromosome 1, rMalTer1.hap1, whole genome shotgun sequence encodes:
- the LOC128834468 gene encoding RING finger protein 148-like — MKLLGTSAWRRGDKLPWLLCLGVFLVLSLHVSRANAFWVAHLNISFQIGNETVWERADNGVFGENSPLKKVSGVVVPPEGLNQIACNPLTNFSRPVNSETWIALIMRGNCTFTKKINVAAERGAVGVIIYNNAGTDNGVFPMIYLGSEDIVAIMIGNLKGVDLLHLIQNGIQVIIAIEVGKHYGSWMNHYWGSLLFCTLVTVAYFTFYCAGRLRIARTQIRRCRQLTDVKKAIGQLELRILKEGDKEGDTDGENCVVCLEVYMPKDVVRILRCSHIFHRKCIDPWLLKHRTCPVCKCDILKARETELPVKNEAESLQAVVPNEAPNTTFLNEEDNHNEYVLVRGAERPSVDE; from the coding sequence ATGAAGTTGCTTGGGACTAGTGCTTGGAGAAGAGGGGACAAATTGCCCTGGTTGCTCTGTCTTGGTGTCTTTCTGGTGCTGAGTCTGCATGTCTCCCGAGCCAATGCCTTTTGGGTTGCTCATCTGAACATATCGTTTCAAATAGGGAACGAGACGGTATGGGAGCGGGCTGACAATGGAGTATTTGGAGAAAACTCCCCATTGAAGAAGGTGTCTGGAGTGGTGGTGCCACCAGAAGGACTGAACCAAATTGCCTGCAACCCCTTAACAAACTTCAGCAGGCCTGTAAACTCTGAGACCTGGATAGCCCTCATTATGAGGGGAAACTGTAccttcacaaagaaaataaatgtggcagcagagaggggagcagtTGGTGTGATTATCTATAACAATGCAGGCACGGACAATGGCGTATTTCCTATGATTTACCTGGGTTCAGAAGATATTGTCGCAATTATGATTGGCAATCTGAAAGGCGTGGACCTTTTACACTTGATACAGAATGGCATCCAAGTAATAATAGCAATAGAAGTAGGAAAACACTATGGTTCTTGGATGAATCATTATTGGGGGtcccttctcttctgcacactggTCACGGTGGCCTATTTTACCTTTTACTGTGCTGGAAGGCTAAGGATAGCAAGAACTCAGATCAGGAGATGCCGACAATTAACAGATGTCAAGAAAGCTATTGGTCAACTTGAGCTTCGCATATTAAAAGAGGGTGACAAGGAAGGTGATACAGATGGAGAGAACTGTGTGGTGTGTCTGGAAGTATACATGCCCAAAGACGTAGTGCGCATTTTAAGATGCAGCCATATTTTCCATAGGAAGTGCATTGACCCTTGGCTGCTGAAACACAGAACATGCCCAGTGTGCAAATGTGACATCCTCAAAGCTAGGGAAACTGAGCTGCCTGTCAAAAATGAAGCAGAGTCTTTACAAGCTGTAGTGCCAAATGAAGCTCCTAACACCACTTTCCTTAATGAAGAAGATAATCATAATGAATATGTGTTAGTACGAGGTGCAGAGAGACCATCTGTGGATGAATAA